DNA from Lentibacillus amyloliquefaciens:
TTCCAAAAAGACGTACCGCAAAATGGTTCAGAACCTGTGGTGGGCTGCAGGCTATAATATCGTGGCCATCCCGCTTGCAGCCGGTGTGCTTGCCCCTGTCGGCCTTGTTCTCAGCCCGGCAGTCGGTGCGGTTCTGATGAGCTTGAGTACGATTATCGTTGCGATTAATGCCAAACTGTTGAAGGCATAGCTGGCAAAATTGATCTAGGCCTCCAAGATAAAATCAGAAGCTGGTCCTTAACGGGGCCAGCTTCTGATTTCTTAACCCAATTGGTTACATGTTGTTAACATATAGTTAGCGATTATAAGTTGACAAAAATACATAACGGGGGTATACTATATTTAGAAATTAAAAGGAGTGAGGCAGATGGGTGAACATTTGCGTGATCATCCGGTAACACCCCGGACCGATGCTGAAAAACAAGCTCTCGTCAACCGCCTGAAGCGAATTGAAGGACAGGTACGGGGTATTCAGAAAATGGTCGAGGAAGACCGGTATTGTGTTGATATATTAGTTCAAATCAGTGCCATCAGTGCTGCACTGAATAAAGTGGGCTTCTCCACCGCAGAACGGCATATGAAGCATTGTGTCAGTGATGCAGTGAATTCAGGTGAAGGAGACGAAGCGATTGAAGAACTGATGGCGGTTATGAAACAGTTCTCGAAGTAGGGGGGTATATATAAACAATGAGTGAGTCAGAACACACGACGCTTGGTGTGACAGGTATGACTTGTGCTGCCTGCTCGAACCGTATTGAGAAAGTATTAAATAAAATGGATGGTGTGGAAGCAAAAGTCAATTTGACGACTGAAAAAGCTTCTGTTGACTATAATCCGTCTGCAGCATCCGTTGACGATATATCAGCTAAAATTGAAAAACTGGGTTACGGTGTGCAAACCGAGAAAGCTGAATTTGACGTTTACGGCATGACCTGTGCCGCTTGCTCGAACCGTATTGAAAAGGTGTTGAATAAACAAAGCGGAGTCAAACAAGCCACCGTTAACCTGGCGACTGAAAGCGCGGCCATCGAATATAATCCAGGATTGATGGAGACAGGCGATATTATCGGACGGATCAAAAAACTCGGTTACGATGCCAACGTGAAAGTCGATCAGGAAGATAAACAGTCACAGAAGGAAAAGCAGATTCGGAAGATGAAATGGAAGCTGATTATTTCTGCTGTGCTGTCGGCCCCTCTTCTGATGACAATGCTTGTACACCTGTTTGGCATGAATGTGCCGGATATCCTGATGAATCCATGGTTTCAATTTGCTTTGGCAACTCCTGTTCAATTCATCATTGGCTGGCAGTTTTACGTTGGGGCATATAAGAGCTTGAAGAACGGCGGGGCCAACATGGATGTGCTCGTTGCTTTAGGTACGAGTGCGGCATATTTTTACAGTTTATACGAATCGTTGAAAACAATCGGCAATCCGGGCTACATGCCGCATCTTTATTTTGAAACGAGTGCCATTTTGATCACACTCATTTTATTCGGAAAATATTTGGAAACCAACGCTAAAAGCAAGACGACTGTGGCCTTATCAAAACTCCTGGATCTGCAGGCGAAACAGGCGCGTGTCATCCGTAATGGCGATGAAATGATGATCCCTGTGGAGGATGTAGCTGTTGGTGACCGTCTGATGGTTAAACCGGGTGAAAAATTCCCTGTCGACGGACTGGTTGCAAAAGGCAAAACATCGGTTGATGAATCAATGATCACCGGTGAATCGATCCCGGTTGAAAAAGATGTACAATCCAATGTGATCGGCTCGACCATTAATAAAAATGGAACAGTCGAAATGGAAGCAACGAAAGTCGGCAAGGATACGGCATTGGCTTCGATCGTCAAGGTCGTTGAAGATGCGCAGGGCTCAAAAGCACCGATTCAGCGGCTGGCAGATGTTATTTCGGGCTATTTTGTTCCGATTGTTGTCGGCATTGCCATTCTGACTTTTATCATCTGGATTTCATTCGTGCAGCCGGGTGTATTTGAACCGGCGCTGGTTGCATCAATCGCCGTCCTTGTTATTGCGTGTCCATGTGCCCTTGGACTTGCGACACCGACATCAATTATGGTGGGTACCGGAAAATCCGCAGAAACCGGTATTTTATTCAAAGGCGGCGAACATTTGGAGCGGACGCATCACCTGGATGCAGTGATTTTGGATAAAACAGGTACGATTACAAAGGGTAAACCTGAAGTCACGGATTTCACCGGTGACTACGAAACACTGAAGCTATTGGCCAGTGCAGAAAAAGGATCTGAACATCCGCTGGCAGAAGCCATTGTTGCCTATGCTACAGAGCAGGATGTTGCAGTGAGAGATGCTGATTCGTTTGAAGCAATACCCGGCCGGGGGATTAAAGCAACTGTCGGAGATAATCAAATCCTCGTCGGCACACGAAAGCTGATGAGCGAAAATGATGTTGTTACCGGCGGGGCAGACCAAACTATGACTGGTTACGAGGGCGACGGCAAGACGGCCATGCTGATTGCGGTTGATAGCGAGTTCCGCGGCATTGTGGCCGTGGCAGATACGATTAAGGAAACTGCTGCCAGAGCAATTAGCCAGCTGCACGAACAAGGACTGGAAACCATTATGCTGACAGGCGATAATGAACGCACTGCGCAGGCGATTGCAAAACAAGTCGGTATTGATCAGGTTATCGCGCAAGTTTTACCGGAAGAAAAAGCGGATAAAGTAAAAGAGGTGCAGCTTCAAGGTAAAAAAGTTGCAATGGTTGGTGATGGCATTAATGATGCACCGGCACTGGCTGTTGCAGACATCGGGATTGCCATTGGAACAGGTACTGAGGTTGCCATTGAAGCAGCCGATGTGACAATCCTGGGCGGCGAATTGCTGCTTATACCAAAAGCGATTGGCATCAGTAAAGCGACCATCAAAAATATCCGGCAGAATTTGTTCTGGGCATTCGCTTATAACAGTGCCGGGATTCCGATTGCCGCTGTCGGACTTTTGGCCCCATGGATTGCAGGCGGCGCCATGGCATTGAGTTCGGTAAGTGTTGTATCCAACTCTCTTCGCCTGAAGCGCGCTAAAATTTAAGGAAGAATGCTTTCTGTGGAGCGGTTTCCTCCACAGAAGGTTGGAAAACCTTGAAAACATATTTTATAAAGGGGAGATTTTATCATGGAAACAACTTTGGCTGTAAGAGGAATGACATGTGGTCATTGCGAGAGTTCCGTAAAAGGAGCACTTGAAAGTATAGAAGGAGTAGAGGGCGTTGAAGTGA
Protein-coding regions in this window:
- a CDS encoding metal-sensitive transcriptional regulator translates to MGEHLRDHPVTPRTDAEKQALVNRLKRIEGQVRGIQKMVEEDRYCVDILVQISAISAALNKVGFSTAERHMKHCVSDAVNSGEGDEAIEELMAVMKQFSK
- a CDS encoding heavy metal translocating P-type ATPase, encoding MSESEHTTLGVTGMTCAACSNRIEKVLNKMDGVEAKVNLTTEKASVDYNPSAASVDDISAKIEKLGYGVQTEKAEFDVYGMTCAACSNRIEKVLNKQSGVKQATVNLATESAAIEYNPGLMETGDIIGRIKKLGYDANVKVDQEDKQSQKEKQIRKMKWKLIISAVLSAPLLMTMLVHLFGMNVPDILMNPWFQFALATPVQFIIGWQFYVGAYKSLKNGGANMDVLVALGTSAAYFYSLYESLKTIGNPGYMPHLYFETSAILITLILFGKYLETNAKSKTTVALSKLLDLQAKQARVIRNGDEMMIPVEDVAVGDRLMVKPGEKFPVDGLVAKGKTSVDESMITGESIPVEKDVQSNVIGSTINKNGTVEMEATKVGKDTALASIVKVVEDAQGSKAPIQRLADVISGYFVPIVVGIAILTFIIWISFVQPGVFEPALVASIAVLVIACPCALGLATPTSIMVGTGKSAETGILFKGGEHLERTHHLDAVILDKTGTITKGKPEVTDFTGDYETLKLLASAEKGSEHPLAEAIVAYATEQDVAVRDADSFEAIPGRGIKATVGDNQILVGTRKLMSENDVVTGGADQTMTGYEGDGKTAMLIAVDSEFRGIVAVADTIKETAARAISQLHEQGLETIMLTGDNERTAQAIAKQVGIDQVIAQVLPEEKADKVKEVQLQGKKVAMVGDGINDAPALAVADIGIAIGTGTEVAIEAADVTILGGELLLIPKAIGISKATIKNIRQNLFWAFAYNSAGIPIAAVGLLAPWIAGGAMALSSVSVVSNSLRLKRAKI
- the copZ gene encoding copper chaperone CopZ, giving the protein METTLAVRGMTCGHCESSVKGALESIEGVEGVEVSLDTGKVNVIYDEATANIESMREAVEDQGYDVVV